AAAGTCATCCCGTCCCTGTCAAAGTCAAAACATTATTATACGGATAAAGAACCACATacagaaaaatataaataaatataggATTATAGACAGACTTAAATATAATCTTATATTTTGAATGTTCAGAAACAAACGACATTGGTAATGACAAAAAAGTAAATAATTGGTCAAATTCCACAATCACAGACAGCACAAGACCTGCTTACCTGAAATGGAGACTCCACGTACTTGACCAAGTTTGCTAAATGTTGCAGGACCTGATCGCAGACAACTCTGCGTTTAAAAGACGAACTTCCAAGAAGGTGAAGAACAACAGGAAACCAATGAATATAGGTCTTTGGCGTAGCTCGAGCAGCAACATGACCATGGCGTCTACCCCCCATAAGTTGTTGAATGTCACTGGTGATTGTATCCAGCAAGCCTGGCACTGTACCAGccacaatttgcaaaaatacaTCGAGGCACTGATGAATATAACCATCCTTTTCTTTAGCTAGCCGGTCCACTGTGGAGAGGAACTTTGCGTTAAAGAAAAGAGGCAACCATCTTTTAGCATTCTTACAAAGCAAGGCCACAAATACAAGAGCTTTTCCCCGTAAGACATCACTCCCTTGCTCAATGAGAGAAACAAGATTCTTTTCCTCTACTAAAGGCATAAGGTAACGGCCAATATTTGTAAACATGTGACTTCCAAGCATGGCCATGTTTAAGAGATTCAGGCTTATTTGCTGCTCACGTTGACTACCTTTAACAAGAGCAGCTGCAGTGTCCTTGAACGAGAGCTTTTCTATTACTGTTTGAATACTGGGAGGGTTAAACCTAACCAACCGTACCAAACAAGAGCCAGCAGTTAATCTCACACTTTCTTGCTTCCCTGCAGCTTTGAATATGTAGCAAAGATTACTAATTACATCTTGGCTGGTAAAACGAGCTACCCATTGTGAACCTTGGCTACAGATATTTT
This genomic stretch from Spinacia oleracea cultivar Varoflay chromosome 3, BTI_SOV_V1, whole genome shotgun sequence harbors:
- the LOC110796463 gene encoding LOW QUALITY PROTEIN: uncharacterized protein (The sequence of the model RefSeq protein was modified relative to this genomic sequence to represent the inferred CDS: substituted 3 bases at 3 genomic stop codons), whose product is MASTPHKLLNVTGDCIQQAWHCTSHNLQKYIEALMKSKATNTRAFPRKTSLPCSMRETRFFSSTKGIRXRPIFVNMXLPSMAMFKRFRLICCSRXLPLTRAAAVSLNESFSITV